CTCATAAGGTCTTCTGCTTCATGCATTAGTCTATCCACCTGTTGATGTGGTGGCAAACAATCCTTGCTCGCTAATTCAGGAGAATCATTTTTAAGCTTCTCCACATTCACCAACCAATTCGCAACTTCCATTCTCAACTTCTTTAGGGATAGAGATGCAGCAAATTTTAACTCATCCCTTACATCAGCTTCTTTTCTATAGAGTAGttctagttttcttttcaaatttctattctcttcAAAGTTGTTGCCTGTGTTCAGATGACTCGTCCCAGGCGCCTCCTCATTAATATCTATTtctgcaatttaaaaattccatcAGTTAGAGTCTCACGATAGCATTCTTGCTGTCCCATAATAATGTAACATCGTGATACATAAGGATTAATTTTTGTGAATAACCATAGACCTGGTAATGACGATGGGCCTATCAAGCCTGTTCCGCAAGGTAGAATATGAGGGGGTGGAGCAGCATTATTTGGAGcttgtgatgatgatggcatacatggATCCATGTCCAGTGGAGCTTGCGGGTGACATGTGACTAAATGGTTtttccatgatgatgatgatgatgatgatggcaaggTTGGATTCTGATGCGTTGTATTGAGATTAATTGATCGATGTGGAACACTTTGACGTTGAGGGGGCACCAAAGCTGCTTGcaataaaatattcaagtgTAAGATCAATCAACAATTGGACTTTCAATCAAGCCCTGGGTAAAACAACATCTAGAACTTAATTACACAAAATATCTACAATGGAAAACAACATCCGCAAaagttaaatattttgatgaaaggAGTGGTGCAATGAAAAGGAAGTGATAATAGACATATGGAATATGAAATGATGCTAGCATGTTCCTGATTGGAGAACCCCCGGTAATATCTTGTTTAAAAACACATCATATGTTAGATCTCGATATAACAATCTAGAGATGTAGATTAATCCAGACACACCGTGTGATGATGATGGGCCCATTGCATTTATTGACGCCGTTGGATCTAGCAAATCAAGGACACTTGTGTGTTGTGATGCAATCGAGGGATCTTTGTCCATTGGAGTTTGCGAAGGAAACCGACGGATATCATTCCCATGTTCCTCGTCGCATCTTGGGGGAAGTTGACTAGGATGCTGGACAGTGTCGGTCGGACTTGTATTGCTACGCACAGGATCCACTTCCACTACACACGGTTGACCACAATCCTGCCAACGATTTGCACCGTCCACATCAAGGAATGAATCAATTTGTGATGATGATACCACTGTCGGATTATGCAGTTCATTCATTTGTATTTCCTCGAAAGTGTTTACAATTTCATCACGAAATTCAGGAAGATTCTCCAGCAGAGAGTGGTGATTATTTGACCGACTTGTTGAATGTAGTAGTGAATCTGAAGTGATTCCATCTGCAAATGGTTCGTCAAAGCTTAGATATCGTTCCTTCGAATATTAGGGAATGCTGGTCGTAGTTATGTTAATGAGTAGAGGAATGGGTAAAACATCACCTCCGATGAACCCCTGCTGCCCATTTGACATTCTATTACCGAGGAATTGATCATTTGGGAATGATGCTCTTAAACCTTGTTCTTCGCTTTCGGATTCAAGATGAGTTGGTTGCTCAAGAAGCGCTGCTAACTCAGTAAAATCAAGAGAAGGTGAAGCCGACGAGTCCATCGGAAGTTGCTGGGGAGATGAAGCAATTTCATTTCCATGTGCTGCATCCAACCTATGGTTCGATAGATCGGGTTGCTGGGAGGTATCTAGATTATCCAGAGGCATATCA
The nucleotide sequence above comes from Eucalyptus grandis isolate ANBG69807.140 chromosome 2, ASM1654582v1, whole genome shotgun sequence. Encoded proteins:
- the LOC104434325 gene encoding uncharacterized protein LOC104434325, which gives rise to MDPCMPSSSQAPNNAAPPPHILPCGTGLIGPSSLPEIDINEEAPGTSHLNTGNNFEENRNLKRKLELLYRKEADVRDELKFAASLSLKKLRMEVANWLVNVEKLKNDSPELASKDCLPPHQQVDRLMHEAEDLMRQGKGLFEARETKATKLLEDKMVGEAFQRNTTKILELLVGNQISRLGIYGMGGCW